One window of Phycodurus eques isolate BA_2022a chromosome 17, UOR_Pequ_1.1, whole genome shotgun sequence genomic DNA carries:
- the LOC133415717 gene encoding uncharacterized protein LOC133415717 — protein sequence MMLLGPSLCLPSQAAVQELFLAARDANVVPDISLDPVLTAFLCLDSSAALQHQYASLQRSLSEAQQAAFGLRLNRELGGGRVTRGGVGVVALALSLLLDHVAQQFRGNSSAEAIQSPLTCPSGKIFGIAVSSRIGGIAQNYLNLIPGIANDQDMMAETTEIYDNWLKLEMLDHYQRMTNKKRMSSVSMQQWLTGAALHLHMRIHQVRLHSVPFGSAESLRLSYKTALNRLVQGYVVYLHRNIRETAPSPPERRPSETGRTTNWTRSSEMSFNMSQADTSNETTRGGARKTGDFASKEGLLVIEPGRNVSHGVRHHPCESPAIQQALVTRIINAQDLEQSRSFFLYPKKIFQRLLAQEDAFELTN from the exons ATGATGCTGCTGGGCCCCAGTCTCTGCCTTCCCTCGCAGGCCGCCGTCCAGGAACTCTTCCTGGCGGCCCGCGACGCCAACGTGGTCCCGGACATCTCCCTGGACCCGGTTCTCACCGCCTTCCTGTGCCTGGACTCGTCGGCTGCGCTGCAGCACCAGTACGCCTCGCTGCAGAGGAGCCTGAGCGAGGCGCAGCAAGCGGCGTTCGGCCTGCGCCTCAACCGAGAGCTCGGGGGCGGCAGGGTCACGCGCGGGGGGGTCGGCGTCGTAGCGCTGGCTTTGTCCTTGCTGCTGGACCACGTTGCGCAACAA TTTAGAGGCAACAGTTCGGCAGAGGCTATCCAATCGCCTCTGACATGCCCGTCCGGGAAGATTTTTGGCATCGCAGTCTCTTCGAGAATCGGCGGGATTGCACAAAACTACCTGAACCTGATCCCGGGCATCGCCAACGACCAGGACATGATGGCCGAGACCACGGAGATCTACGACAACTGGCTTAAACTGGAAATGCTGGACCATTACCAGAGGATGACCAATAAGAAGAGGATGAGTTCAGTGTCCATGCAGCAGTGGTTGACCGGAGCCGCACTTCATCTCCACATGAGAATCCACCAG GTTCGTCTTCATTCTGTGCCATTTGGTTCAGCGGAGTCTCTTCGTCTGTCCTATAAGACGGCCTTAAACCGTCTGGTGCAGGGTTACGTCGTCTACCTTCACAGGAACATTCGGGAGACCGCACCATCACCGCCGGAGCGTCGCCCGTCCGAGACAGGCCGCACGACCAACTGGACCCGCTCCAGCGAGATGTCCTTTAACATGAGCCAAGCGGATACATCCAATGAGACGACCCGCGGCGGAGCTCGTAAAACAGGTGACTTTGCTTCAAAAGAGGGTCTTCTGGTCATCGAGCCGGGCAGAAACGTGAGTCACGGCGTGCGGCATCACCCCTGCGAGTCTCCGGCCATACAGCAAGCTTTGGTGACGCGAATCATAAACGCGCAGGACCTGGAGCAGAGCAGAAGCTTTTTCCtgtaccccaaaaaaatcttccaACGACTGCTCGCACAGGAGGATGCTTTTGAGCTCACAAATTAA
- the rabgef1 gene encoding rab5 GDP/GTP exchange factor isoform X1 encodes MSQKTERRGIHVDQSELLCKKGCGYYGNAAWQGLCSKCWREEYQRVRQKQIQDDWALAEKLQREEEAAAYASSHGAPAQAQATPPPSHPSQSSLGAFSKFEEKKTNEKTRKVTTVKKFFSPSSRTASKKDSPEVKTSSPSTGRHASFDSDQVSKDFMEFLKNLQRPGREIHKQCRSFLLSVSGKKELSAEEVSECVQDFYQGLAERLMGHFKGSSEAVEQVMDQVEKYIMTRLYKSVFCPETTDDEKKDLAMQNRIRALHWVNIHMLCVPMDEEIPEASENVVKAITDIIEMDSKKVPRDKLACVTRCSKHIFAAIGSTKSEPASADDFLPALIYIVLKANPPRLQSNMQYITRFCNPSRLMTGEDGYYFTNLCCAAAFIEKLDAQSLNLTPEEFQSYMSGHASPHSDRNRPSAQDSQPDPPAPNPALAQLQRNLDLLSGLSRRQETLTEAARRLRAELLSWPDSVRREVQDALEKHPLNVSRPAVAAADNADPDLLPEPLAPQVFAG; translated from the exons atgaGTCAGAAGACAGAGCGTCGCGGCATCCACGTGGACCAGTCGGAGCTGCTGTGCAAAAAGGGATGCGGCTACTATGGTAATGCCGCCTGGCAAGGACTATGCTCCAAGTGTTGGAGGGAGGAGTACCAACGGGTGCGCCAGAAGCAGATCCAGGACGACTGGGCCTTGGCCGAAAA GTTGCAGCGTGAGGAGGAGGCGGCCGCGTACGCCAGCAGTCACGGCGCGCCAGCCCAGGCGCAGGccacgccgccgccgtcgcACCCGTCCCAGTCCTCGCTCGGAGCCTTTTCCAAGTTCGAGGAGAAGAAAACCAACGAGAAGACGCGCAAAGTGACGACCGTCAAGAAGTTCTTCAGCCCGTCGTCGCGCACCGCTTCCAAGAAAG ACTCACCGGAGGTGAAGACGAGCAGCCCCTCCACGGGCCGCCATGCCAGCTTCGACTCGGACCAGGTGTCCAAGGACTTCATGGAGTTCCTGAAGAACCTGCAGCGGCCCGGCCGGGAGATCCACAAGCAGTGCCGCAGCTTCCTGCTCAGCGTGTCCGGCAAGAAG GAACTGAGCGCAGAAGAAGTGTCGGAGTGCGTTCAGGACTTCTATCAGGGCCTGGCGGAGCGCTTGATGGGGCACTTCAAAG GTTCCTCCGAGGCAGTGGAGCAGGTGATGGACCAGGTGGAGAAGTACATCATGACTCGTCTGTACAAAAGCGTCTTCTGCCCAGAGACCACCGACGACGAGAAGAAGGACTTGGCCATGCAGAACAGGATCAG AGCTCTCCACTGGGTGAACATCCACATGCTTTGTGTGCCCATGGATGAGGAGATTCCTGAAGCCTCAGAGAACGTGGTCAAAGCCATCACGG ACATCATCGAGATGGACTCAAAGAAGGTTCCCCGGGACAAGCTTGCGTGCGTGACGCGCTGCAGCAAGCACATCTTCGCCGCCATCGGCAGCACCAAGAGCGAGCCGGCGTCGGCCGACGACTTCCTGCCCGCGCTCATCTACATCGTCCTCAAGGCCAACCCGCCGAGACTGCAGTCCAACATGCAGTACATCACACGCTTCTGCAACCCCAGCAGGCTGATGACCGGCGAAGACGGATACTACTTCACTAACCTG tGCTGCGCGGCGGCCTTTATCGAGAAGCTGGACGCCCAGTCCCTCAACCTCACTCCGGAGGAGTTCCAGTCCTACATGTCGGGCCACGCCTCGCCGCACTCCGACCGGAACCGCCCCTCCGCCCAGGACTCCCAGCCGGACCCCCCGGCCCCCAACCCCGCGCTGGCCCAGCTCCAGCGTAACCTGGACCTCCTGTCGGGCCTGAGCAGGCGCCAGGAGACGCTGACGGAGGCGGCCCGCAGGCTTCGGGCCGAGCTGCTGTCCTGGCCCGACAGCGTGCGGCGGGAGGTGCAGGACGCCCTGGAGAAACACCCGCTGAACGTGAGCCGGCCTGCCGTGGCCGCCGCCGACAACGCCGACCCCGACCTGCTCCCCGAGCCTCTCGCGCCACAGGTGTTTGCTGGGTAA
- the rabgef1 gene encoding rab5 GDP/GTP exchange factor isoform X2, with amino-acid sequence MLQVLEGGVPTGAPEADPGRLGLGRKREEEAAAYASSHGAPAQAQATPPPSHPSQSSLGAFSKFEEKKTNEKTRKVTTVKKFFSPSSRTASKKDSPEVKTSSPSTGRHASFDSDQVSKDFMEFLKNLQRPGREIHKQCRSFLLSVSGKKELSAEEVSECVQDFYQGLAERLMGHFKGSSEAVEQVMDQVEKYIMTRLYKSVFCPETTDDEKKDLAMQNRIRALHWVNIHMLCVPMDEEIPEASENVVKAITDIIEMDSKKVPRDKLACVTRCSKHIFAAIGSTKSEPASADDFLPALIYIVLKANPPRLQSNMQYITRFCNPSRLMTGEDGYYFTNLCCAAAFIEKLDAQSLNLTPEEFQSYMSGHASPHSDRNRPSAQDSQPDPPAPNPALAQLQRNLDLLSGLSRRQETLTEAARRLRAELLSWPDSVRREVQDALEKHPLNVSRPAVAAADNADPDLLPEPLAPQVFAG; translated from the exons ATGCTCCAAGTGTTGGAGGGAGGAGTACCAACGGGTGCGCCAGAAGCAGATCCAGGACGACTGGGCCTTGGCCGAAAA CGTGAGGAGGAGGCGGCCGCGTACGCCAGCAGTCACGGCGCGCCAGCCCAGGCGCAGGccacgccgccgccgtcgcACCCGTCCCAGTCCTCGCTCGGAGCCTTTTCCAAGTTCGAGGAGAAGAAAACCAACGAGAAGACGCGCAAAGTGACGACCGTCAAGAAGTTCTTCAGCCCGTCGTCGCGCACCGCTTCCAAGAAAG ACTCACCGGAGGTGAAGACGAGCAGCCCCTCCACGGGCCGCCATGCCAGCTTCGACTCGGACCAGGTGTCCAAGGACTTCATGGAGTTCCTGAAGAACCTGCAGCGGCCCGGCCGGGAGATCCACAAGCAGTGCCGCAGCTTCCTGCTCAGCGTGTCCGGCAAGAAG GAACTGAGCGCAGAAGAAGTGTCGGAGTGCGTTCAGGACTTCTATCAGGGCCTGGCGGAGCGCTTGATGGGGCACTTCAAAG GTTCCTCCGAGGCAGTGGAGCAGGTGATGGACCAGGTGGAGAAGTACATCATGACTCGTCTGTACAAAAGCGTCTTCTGCCCAGAGACCACCGACGACGAGAAGAAGGACTTGGCCATGCAGAACAGGATCAG AGCTCTCCACTGGGTGAACATCCACATGCTTTGTGTGCCCATGGATGAGGAGATTCCTGAAGCCTCAGAGAACGTGGTCAAAGCCATCACGG ACATCATCGAGATGGACTCAAAGAAGGTTCCCCGGGACAAGCTTGCGTGCGTGACGCGCTGCAGCAAGCACATCTTCGCCGCCATCGGCAGCACCAAGAGCGAGCCGGCGTCGGCCGACGACTTCCTGCCCGCGCTCATCTACATCGTCCTCAAGGCCAACCCGCCGAGACTGCAGTCCAACATGCAGTACATCACACGCTTCTGCAACCCCAGCAGGCTGATGACCGGCGAAGACGGATACTACTTCACTAACCTG tGCTGCGCGGCGGCCTTTATCGAGAAGCTGGACGCCCAGTCCCTCAACCTCACTCCGGAGGAGTTCCAGTCCTACATGTCGGGCCACGCCTCGCCGCACTCCGACCGGAACCGCCCCTCCGCCCAGGACTCCCAGCCGGACCCCCCGGCCCCCAACCCCGCGCTGGCCCAGCTCCAGCGTAACCTGGACCTCCTGTCGGGCCTGAGCAGGCGCCAGGAGACGCTGACGGAGGCGGCCCGCAGGCTTCGGGCCGAGCTGCTGTCCTGGCCCGACAGCGTGCGGCGGGAGGTGCAGGACGCCCTGGAGAAACACCCGCTGAACGTGAGCCGGCCTGCCGTGGCCGCCGCCGACAACGCCGACCCCGACCTGCTCCCCGAGCCTCTCGCGCCACAGGTGTTTGCTGGGTAA